The following proteins are co-located in the Streptomyces sp. NBC_01198 genome:
- the tgmB gene encoding ATP-grasp ribosomal peptide maturase: MTEAGPVAVATEADDQTADMVITELNRRGVPVVRFNPADFGADLGLSAHFGTRPAPVAGQLVTPSRTAGLARIRSLYWRRPTWPAFEGLEEADARFAAAQVRHGLGGVLYALPGCRYVNHPLRNFAAEHKPLQLAVAQGFGLSVPATLVSNDRDDVRAFITAHRDVVHKVLRWTPYRQGGVGLTTWTEAVTADELDESVEVVPHLFQARVDKVADVRVVVVGRHVFAVRIDSGLLDWRRDYSALTYSVIDLPGRLEKALIAYLEHFGLVSGSFDLAVDRAGEFHWLELNPNGQWGWLEDETQLPLTEAFADLLEEGAS; encoded by the coding sequence ATGACAGAGGCGGGCCCCGTGGCGGTGGCCACCGAGGCGGACGACCAGACCGCGGACATGGTGATCACCGAACTCAACCGTCGAGGCGTGCCCGTGGTCAGGTTCAACCCGGCGGATTTCGGCGCGGACCTCGGCCTCTCGGCCCATTTCGGCACCCGCCCCGCTCCCGTGGCCGGGCAGCTCGTTACGCCGTCGAGGACCGCGGGCTTGGCGCGCATCCGCTCGCTCTACTGGCGGCGCCCCACCTGGCCTGCCTTCGAAGGCCTGGAAGAGGCGGACGCCCGATTCGCAGCCGCCCAGGTACGGCACGGGCTCGGAGGGGTGCTGTACGCGCTGCCGGGTTGCCGTTACGTCAACCATCCGCTGCGGAATTTCGCGGCCGAGCACAAGCCGTTACAGCTCGCCGTGGCCCAGGGCTTCGGACTCAGCGTTCCGGCCACCCTGGTGTCCAACGACCGCGATGACGTGAGGGCGTTCATCACCGCCCACCGGGACGTCGTGCACAAGGTGCTCCGCTGGACGCCGTATCGGCAGGGCGGCGTCGGGCTCACCACGTGGACCGAGGCGGTCACGGCCGACGAACTCGATGAGTCGGTCGAGGTGGTGCCGCATCTGTTCCAGGCCCGCGTGGACAAGGTGGCCGACGTGCGGGTGGTGGTCGTGGGCCGCCACGTTTTCGCGGTGCGTATCGACTCAGGACTGCTCGACTGGCGCCGGGACTACAGCGCGCTCACTTACAGCGTCATCGACCTGCCCGGGCGACTGGAAAAGGCGCTGATCGCGTACCTGGAGCACTTCGGCCTTGTCTCGGGCAGCTTTGATCTCGCGGTTGACCGTGCCGGGGAATTCCATTGGCTGGAACTGAATCCGAACGGCCAGTGGGGTTGGTTGGAGGACGAGACGCAACTGCCGCTTACTGAAGCCTTCGCCGACCTTCTCGAAGAAGGAGCGTCATGA
- a CDS encoding DUF397 domain-containing protein: MTLKPSARAADAQVWTKSSHSSPNCVEVAWVKSSYSTNDGPECIEVAAATGAILVRDSKDPQGPRFAFTPEAWASFLAYAASHDV; this comes from the coding sequence ATGACCCTCAAGCCCTCTGCCAGAGCCGCTGACGCACAGGTCTGGACGAAGAGCAGCCACAGCAGCCCTAACTGCGTCGAGGTCGCCTGGGTCAAGAGCAGTTACAGCACGAACGACGGCCCGGAGTGCATCGAGGTCGCCGCCGCCACCGGCGCGATACTCGTCCGGGACTCCAAGGACCCGCAGGGCCCCCGGTTCGCCTTCACCCCGGAGGCCTGGGCCTCCTTCCTCGCGTACGCCGCATCCCACGACGTCTGA
- the tgmC gene encoding ATP-grasp peptide maturase system methyltransferase — protein sequence MTIRDSASERRALADRLAASGELTSRSWRAAVEAVPRELFVQPGVFLPTGDGRWRPVTARAVGPSEWAQIVYSDQSLVTQLDGHLTADRTTGPVAGFPTSSSTLPATVVGMAEVLGVEDGQSVLEIGTGTGYSTALMCHRLGEDSVTSVEVDPEVAARADAALEAAGYSTWTVVGDGLLGHPRRAPYDKVIATLAVRRIPYAWVRQTRPGGTILATVGSWSYGTGLAKVTVRDDGTAEGGIVGRSSFMPARSQAALPIAGDLSARTAYADTERRTLLGPHLLDEWMPAFLAQLAAPGAQLLHAMADGNRTTYLFDPGRESFAEIRDDGTGWTVCQGGPVALWDAVEGSLAAWQDAGRPDITTVRLRITDRSHIYWMGGQAIASGPRADPAGETSALRWEHRIA from the coding sequence ATGACCATCCGCGACAGTGCCTCTGAGCGCAGGGCGCTTGCCGACCGTCTGGCCGCGAGCGGGGAACTGACCAGTCGGTCGTGGCGGGCGGCGGTCGAGGCGGTGCCGCGGGAATTGTTCGTGCAGCCGGGTGTGTTCCTGCCCACCGGCGACGGTCGGTGGCGGCCGGTCACGGCGCGTGCGGTCGGCCCGAGCGAATGGGCGCAGATCGTGTACAGCGACCAGTCGCTCGTCACCCAGCTCGACGGCCATCTGACGGCTGACCGGACCACGGGGCCGGTCGCGGGATTCCCGACGTCCTCTTCGACCCTCCCGGCCACGGTTGTCGGAATGGCCGAGGTGCTGGGCGTGGAGGATGGCCAGTCTGTGCTGGAGATCGGCACCGGGACGGGGTATTCCACCGCGCTGATGTGCCACCGTCTCGGCGAGGACAGCGTCACCAGCGTGGAGGTCGACCCCGAGGTGGCGGCGCGGGCAGACGCCGCGCTGGAGGCGGCAGGGTACTCGACCTGGACAGTCGTCGGGGACGGCCTGCTCGGGCACCCCCGCCGGGCGCCGTACGACAAGGTGATCGCCACCCTCGCCGTGCGCCGTATTCCATACGCCTGGGTCCGCCAGACCAGACCCGGCGGGACGATTCTTGCCACCGTCGGCTCCTGGTCGTACGGCACCGGGCTGGCCAAGGTCACCGTGCGGGACGACGGGACCGCCGAGGGCGGCATCGTAGGCCGCTCCTCCTTCATGCCGGCCCGTTCCCAGGCCGCGCTCCCGATTGCCGGCGACCTGTCCGCACGCACCGCCTACGCGGACACCGAACGTCGAACGCTCCTCGGGCCGCACCTCCTGGACGAGTGGATGCCGGCCTTCCTCGCTCAGCTGGCGGCCCCCGGGGCCCAGTTGCTCCACGCGATGGCGGACGGCAACCGGACGACGTACCTCTTCGACCCGGGAAGGGAGTCCTTCGCGGAGATCCGCGACGACGGCACGGGCTGGACGGTCTGCCAGGGCGGCCCGGTAGCCCTCTGGGACGCCGTCGAAGGGTCACTCGCCGCCTGGCAGGACGCCGGACGCCCGGACATCACCACGGTCCGCCTGCGGATCACGGACCGCTCGCACATCTACTGGATGGGAGGCCAGGCGATCGCCTCCGGCCCGCGCGCGGACCCGGCAGGCGAGACATCCGCCCTCCGGTGGGAACACCGCATCGCCTGA
- the rpsS gene encoding 30S ribosomal protein S19, whose amino-acid sequence MPRSLKKGPFVDDHLIKKVDVQNEAGTKNVIKTWSRRSMIIPAMLGHTIAVHDGRKHVPVFVTESMVGHKLGEFAPTRTFRGHEKDDRKSRRR is encoded by the coding sequence ATGCCGCGCAGTCTCAAGAAGGGGCCCTTCGTCGACGACCACCTGATCAAGAAGGTGGACGTCCAGAACGAAGCAGGCACCAAGAACGTCATCAAGACCTGGTCCCGCCGCTCGATGATCATCCCGGCGATGCTGGGCCACACGATCGCGGTGCACGACGGCCGTAAGCACGTCCCGGTGTTTGTCACTGAGTCGATGGTCGGCCACAAGCTCGGCGAGTTCGCACCGACCCGCACTTTCCGCGGGCACGAGAAGGACGACCGCAAGTCGCGGCGTCGCTGA
- the rplB gene encoding 50S ribosomal protein L2 translates to MGIRKYKPTTPGRRGSSVADFVEITRSTPEKSLVRPLHSKGGRNNAGRVTVRHQGGGHKRAYRVIDFRRHDKDGVPAKVAHIEYDPNRTARIALLHYADGEKRYILAPARLQQGDRIENGANADIKPGNNLPLRNIPVGTTIHAIELRPGGGAKISRSAGASVQLLAKEGTMATLRMPSGEVRMVDVRCRATIGEVGNAEQSNINWGKAGRMRWKGVRPTVRGVAMNPVDHPHGGGEGKTSGGRHPVSPWGQKEGRTRSPKKASSKYIVRRRKTNKKR, encoded by the coding sequence ATGGGTATCCGCAAGTACAAGCCGACGACTCCGGGCCGTCGTGGCTCCAGCGTCGCCGACTTTGTCGAGATCACGCGGTCCACGCCGGAGAAGTCGCTGGTCCGCCCGCTGCACAGCAAGGGCGGCCGTAACAACGCCGGTCGTGTGACCGTTCGCCACCAGGGTGGTGGCCACAAGCGCGCCTACCGTGTCATCGACTTCCGTCGGCACGACAAGGACGGCGTGCCCGCCAAGGTCGCGCACATCGAGTACGACCCCAACCGCACCGCGCGCATCGCGCTGCTGCACTACGCGGACGGCGAGAAGCGCTACATCCTCGCCCCCGCACGGCTGCAGCAGGGCGACCGGATCGAGAACGGCGCCAACGCCGACATCAAGCCGGGCAACAACCTGCCGCTGCGCAACATCCCGGTCGGCACCACGATCCACGCGATCGAGCTGCGGCCCGGTGGCGGCGCGAAGATCTCCCGCTCCGCGGGCGCTTCGGTCCAGCTGCTGGCGAAGGAGGGCACCATGGCCACCCTTCGTATGCCGTCCGGCGAGGTCCGGATGGTCGACGTCCGCTGCCGCGCCACCATCGGCGAGGTCGGCAACGCCGAGCAGTCGAACATCAACTGGGGCAAGGCCGGCCGTATGCGGTGGAAGGGCGTACGCCCGACCGTCCGCGGTGTCGCCATGAACCCGGTGGACCACCCGCACGGTGGTGGTGAGGGCAAGACCTCCGGTGGTCGCCACCCGGTCTCCCCCTGGGGTCAGAAGGAAGGTCGTACTCGCTCGCCGAAGAAGGCATCGAGCAAGTACATCGTCCGCCGCCGCAAGACGAACAAGAAGCGCTAG
- a CDS encoding carboxymuconolactone decarboxylase family protein: MSARLNLLDTPAVAKSLKHISAAGHGLKDSTVPAATQELVRIRASQINGCGFCLDMHVKDATAAGETPERLHMVAAWREATVFTDAERAALELAEQGTRIADTSGGVTPEAWENAAKHYDEHELAALVGMIAVINAFNRLNVMIQQPAGAYHPGMFD; the protein is encoded by the coding sequence ATGAGCGCTCGCCTGAACCTCCTCGACACCCCCGCCGTCGCCAAGTCCCTCAAGCACATCAGTGCCGCGGGCCACGGCCTGAAGGACTCCACCGTCCCGGCCGCCACCCAGGAACTGGTCCGGATCCGCGCCAGCCAGATCAACGGCTGCGGCTTCTGCCTCGACATGCACGTCAAGGACGCCACGGCGGCCGGCGAGACCCCGGAGCGCCTGCACATGGTCGCCGCCTGGCGCGAGGCCACCGTCTTCACCGACGCCGAGCGCGCCGCGCTGGAGCTCGCCGAACAGGGCACCCGCATCGCCGACACGTCCGGCGGCGTCACGCCGGAGGCGTGGGAGAACGCGGCGAAGCACTACGACGAGCACGAGCTCGCGGCGCTGGTCGGCATGATCGCGGTGATCAACGCCTTCAACCGCCTGAACGTGATGATCCAGCAGCCTGCGGGCGCCTACCACCCGGGCATGTTCGACTGA
- a CDS encoding helix-turn-helix domain-containing protein: protein MAIDEGRTYTTDGADGPDWDSGLEDDSTGVMKTVGRQIKAWREAASLTQAELGAAIGYGEEMVSKVERGARVPKPAFLDNADRVLDAGGILAAMKPDVAEARYPKKVRDLAKLEADAVELGAYGNTVVHGLLQTEEYAAANFYQRQPAYSEDEIDRLVSARMARQAIFDRRPAPLLTFVQEEAVLRRPVGGKMVLRRQLERLLDLGKLRHVEIQVMPTDTEEHAGLGGSLQVLKLNEGMAVGHNEVQLTSRLVSDPKEVQVLEMRYGMIRAQALTPRQSLAFIEKLRGEI, encoded by the coding sequence ATGGCGATAGACGAAGGCAGGACGTACACGACCGACGGCGCGGACGGGCCGGACTGGGACTCCGGCCTGGAGGACGACTCCACCGGCGTCATGAAAACGGTCGGCCGCCAGATCAAGGCGTGGCGCGAAGCCGCGAGCCTCACCCAGGCGGAACTCGGCGCCGCCATCGGCTACGGCGAGGAGATGGTCTCCAAGGTCGAGCGCGGCGCCCGCGTCCCCAAACCGGCCTTCCTCGACAACGCGGACCGCGTCCTGGACGCGGGCGGCATCCTCGCGGCGATGAAACCGGACGTTGCGGAGGCCCGCTACCCGAAGAAGGTCCGCGACCTCGCCAAGCTGGAGGCTGACGCCGTCGAGTTGGGGGCGTACGGCAACACCGTCGTGCACGGCCTGCTCCAGACCGAGGAATACGCCGCCGCCAACTTCTACCAGCGCCAGCCGGCGTATTCGGAGGATGAGATCGACCGCCTGGTCTCGGCGCGGATGGCCCGGCAGGCGATCTTCGACCGGCGGCCCGCGCCGCTCCTGACATTCGTCCAGGAAGAGGCGGTCCTTCGCCGGCCGGTCGGAGGCAAGATGGTTCTGCGACGGCAGCTGGAACGCTTGCTGGACCTCGGAAAGTTGCGGCACGTGGAGATCCAGGTGATGCCCACCGATACCGAGGAGCATGCCGGGTTGGGAGGCTCCCTCCAGGTGCTGAAGCTCAATGAGGGCATGGCAGTTGGTCACAACGAAGTCCAGCTCACCAGTCGTCTGGTCTCCGATCCGAAGGAGGTCCAGGTTCTGGAGATGCGGTATGGCATGATCCGAGCGCAGGCCCTCACGCCACGCCAGTCGCTGGCCTTCATCGAGAAACTGCGGGGAGAGATATGA
- the rplC gene encoding 50S ribosomal protein L3 produces MTKQIKGILGEKLGMTQVWDENNRVVPVTVVKAGPNVVTQVRTNDADGYESVQIAFGEIDPRKVNKPLKGHFAKADVTPRRHLVELRTADAAEYTLGQEITAEVFEAGIKVDVTGKSKGKGFAGVMKRHNFKGLGAGHGVQRKHRSPGSIGGCATPGRVFKGMRMAGRMGNERVTTQNLTVHAVDAEKGLLLIKGAIPGPNGGLVLVRTAAKGA; encoded by the coding sequence ATGACCAAGCAGATCAAGGGCATCCTGGGCGAGAAGCTCGGCATGACCCAGGTCTGGGACGAGAACAACCGTGTCGTCCCTGTGACCGTGGTCAAGGCCGGCCCGAACGTCGTGACCCAGGTCCGTACGAATGACGCCGACGGCTACGAGTCGGTCCAGATCGCCTTCGGCGAGATCGACCCGCGCAAGGTGAACAAGCCCCTCAAGGGCCACTTCGCCAAGGCCGACGTCACCCCGCGCCGCCACCTGGTGGAGCTGCGTACCGCCGACGCGGCCGAGTACACGCTCGGCCAGGAGATCACCGCTGAGGTGTTCGAGGCCGGTATCAAGGTCGACGTGACCGGCAAGAGCAAGGGCAAGGGCTTCGCCGGTGTCATGAAGCGTCACAACTTCAAGGGCCTCGGCGCCGGCCACGGCGTCCAGCGCAAGCACCGCTCGCCGGGTTCCATCGGCGGCTGCGCCACCCCTGGGCGTGTCTTCAAGGGCATGCGCATGGCGGGCCGTATGGGCAACGAGCGGGTCACCACTCAGAACCTGACCGTCCACGCCGTTGACGCGGAGAAGGGACTGCTGCTCATCAAGGGCGCGATCCCGGGCCCGAACGGCGGCCTCGTCCTGGTCCGCACTGCGGCCAAGGGGGCTTGA
- a CDS encoding helix-turn-helix domain-containing protein: MATEPTIGENLARLRSQTGLTQRELSVKSGVGLPTIRGLERGARTTALMATISKLASALDVKPSVLLGARQTLHQDDGSRDESITRLRRAIHPLDGLAGVSVQADTGEVPSVEDLHRSVEQAWRTYHRGEFSELIAGLPALLVGARVAAGELRGGPRRAAHAALSRAYQAAAQAAGHLGQDDLARSAVERSMPAADTADDGLLVASGCNALAWVLLRQNESELAGQIASAAADRLNPRFSRGQYREVRMWGRLRLTGVTAASRQEDFPTAEELLADARRCTTVVDVDAMDYVNGGHQSAFGPSRVTMIAVEVAMARQEPAVALRLARSVSPTPRIPPMTRGRHLLDVAQAQTWLGQYSEAVQTLTRVHGMAPEWIRYQVLAREVVRQVQENRGRRRLDGLVPLAKHLNLVTV, translated from the coding sequence GTGGCCACCGAACCGACGATCGGCGAGAACCTTGCCCGTTTGCGTAGCCAGACGGGTCTGACCCAGCGCGAGTTGAGTGTGAAGTCCGGGGTCGGTCTTCCGACGATCCGAGGTCTGGAGCGGGGTGCGCGGACCACCGCACTGATGGCGACGATCTCCAAGCTGGCGAGCGCACTTGACGTGAAGCCGTCCGTGCTGCTCGGCGCACGTCAGACCCTGCACCAGGACGATGGCAGTAGGGACGAGAGCATCACGAGGTTGCGGCGGGCGATCCACCCGCTCGACGGCTTGGCTGGTGTGTCGGTCCAGGCTGACACTGGGGAGGTTCCTTCAGTCGAAGATCTGCACCGCTCGGTCGAGCAGGCGTGGCGGACCTATCACCGTGGTGAGTTCTCCGAACTGATCGCCGGGTTGCCGGCACTGTTGGTCGGCGCCCGAGTGGCCGCCGGTGAATTGCGGGGCGGCCCGCGTAGAGCGGCGCACGCGGCTCTCAGCCGGGCCTACCAGGCTGCCGCACAGGCAGCCGGTCACCTAGGCCAGGACGACCTTGCCCGCTCGGCCGTAGAACGCTCGATGCCCGCTGCGGACACCGCCGATGACGGACTGCTGGTGGCAAGCGGCTGCAACGCACTCGCATGGGTGCTGTTGCGCCAGAACGAGAGCGAGCTCGCCGGCCAGATCGCGTCAGCCGCTGCTGACCGGCTCAATCCCCGCTTCTCCCGTGGCCAGTACCGGGAGGTTCGGATGTGGGGGAGGCTCCGGCTGACCGGCGTCACTGCGGCCTCCCGGCAGGAGGACTTTCCCACGGCCGAAGAATTGCTCGCCGACGCGCGGCGCTGCACCACTGTCGTGGATGTCGACGCCATGGACTACGTCAACGGCGGGCACCAGTCCGCATTCGGGCCGTCACGGGTGACGATGATCGCGGTCGAGGTGGCGATGGCGCGACAAGAGCCCGCTGTCGCGCTGCGGCTCGCTCGGAGTGTCTCCCCGACGCCCCGGATCCCGCCGATGACGCGCGGTCGGCATCTGCTGGATGTCGCCCAGGCCCAGACCTGGCTGGGCCAGTACAGCGAGGCCGTGCAGACCCTCACCCGTGTCCATGGCATGGCGCCGGAATGGATCCGATACCAGGTTCTCGCGCGCGAAGTCGTACGCCAGGTGCAGGAGAACAGGGGCCGTCGGCGGCTGGACGGCCTGGTGCCTCTCGCCAAGCACTTGAACCTCGTCACGGTCTAG
- the rplV gene encoding 50S ribosomal protein L22, which translates to MEARAQARYIRVTPMKARRVVDLIRGMNATEAQAVLRFTPQAASEPVGKVLDSAIANAAHNYDHTDAESLFISEAYVDEGPTLKRFRPRAQGRAYRIRKRTSHITVVVASKEGTR; encoded by the coding sequence ATGGAAGCCAGGGCCCAGGCGCGGTACATCCGCGTCACGCCCATGAAGGCCCGCCGTGTGGTGGACCTCATCCGTGGCATGAACGCCACGGAGGCTCAGGCGGTCCTGCGTTTCACCCCGCAGGCCGCGAGCGAGCCGGTCGGCAAGGTGCTCGACAGCGCCATTGCCAACGCCGCGCACAACTACGACCACACGGACGCCGAGTCGCTGTTCATCAGCGAGGCGTACGTGGACGAGGGCCCGACCCTGAAGCGGTTCCGGCCGCGCGCCCAGGGCCGTGCCTACCGGATCCGCAAGCGGACCAGCCACATCACCGTGGTCGTCGCCAGCAAGGAAGGGACCCGGTAA
- the rpsC gene encoding 30S ribosomal protein S3: MGQKVNPYGFRLGITTDFKSRWYADKLYKDYVKEDVAIRRMMTQGMERAGISKVEIERTRDRVRVDIHTARPGIVIGRRGAEADRIRGDLEKLTGKQVQLNILEVKNPEMDAQLVAQAVAEQLSSRVSFRRAMRKSMQGTLKAGAKGIKIQCGGRLGGAEMSRSEFYREGRVPLHTLRANVDYGFFEAKTTFGRIGVKVWIYKGNVKNIAEVRADNAAARAGNRPARGGGNERPQRRGGERGGERGGRGRRPQTEGAPAPKVDAPAAEAPAAETPGTEG; the protein is encoded by the coding sequence ATGGGCCAGAAGGTTAACCCTTACGGGTTCCGGCTCGGCATCACCACGGACTTCAAGTCCCGGTGGTACGCCGACAAGCTGTACAAGGACTACGTCAAGGAAGACGTCGCCATCCGCCGGATGATGACGCAGGGCATGGAGCGGGCCGGCATCTCCAAGGTGGAGATCGAGCGCACCCGCGACCGCGTCCGCGTCGACATCCACACCGCCCGGCCGGGCATCGTCATCGGCCGCCGCGGCGCGGAGGCCGACCGTATCCGCGGTGACCTGGAGAAGCTGACCGGCAAGCAGGTCCAGCTGAACATCCTCGAGGTCAAGAACCCGGAGATGGACGCTCAGCTGGTGGCCCAGGCCGTCGCCGAGCAGCTGTCCTCCCGCGTCTCCTTCCGCCGTGCCATGCGCAAGAGCATGCAGGGCACGCTGAAGGCCGGCGCCAAGGGCATCAAGATCCAGTGCGGCGGCCGTCTCGGCGGCGCCGAGATGTCCCGCTCGGAGTTCTACCGCGAGGGCCGGGTCCCGCTGCACACGCTGCGGGCGAACGTGGACTACGGCTTCTTCGAGGCCAAGACCACCTTCGGCCGGATCGGCGTGAAGGTCTGGATCTACAAGGGCAATGTCAAGAACATCGCCGAGGTCCGCGCCGACAACGCGGCCGCCAGGGCGGGCAACCGTCCGGCCCGCGGTGGTGGCAACGAGCGTCCGCAGCGTCGCGGTGGCGAGCGTGGCGGCGAGCGCGGTGGCCGTGGCCGTCGTCCCCAGACGGAAGGAGCGCCGGCCCCCAAGGTCGACGCGCCCGCCGCTGAGGCCCCGGCCGCGGAGACCCCCGGAACGGAAGGCTAA
- the tgmA gene encoding putative ATP-grasp-modified RiPP produces the protein MQETARRPWGVNRMRPYPTTDAQPFVSVTIDPANQTGVFRDSDGLVVEMGKHGTSKGTETSPQSTNLDSRNDSDHDQDSTQD, from the coding sequence ATGCAGGAGACCGCACGCCGTCCGTGGGGCGTCAACCGCATGCGACCGTACCCGACGACGGACGCTCAGCCGTTCGTCAGCGTCACCATCGACCCCGCAAATCAGACCGGAGTGTTCCGCGACAGTGACGGGCTGGTGGTGGAGATGGGTAAGCACGGCACCAGCAAAGGCACCGAGACCAGCCCTCAGAGCACCAATCTGGACAGTCGGAACGATTCCGACCACGACCAGGACAGCACCCAGGACTGA
- the rplW gene encoding 50S ribosomal protein L23: MAEQTEITSKTFTDPRDLLIKPVVSEKSYALLDENKYTFVVDPRANKTQIKQAVETVFQVKVTGVNTINRQGKRKRTRTGFGKRANTKRAIVTLAEGDRIDIFGGPVS; this comes from the coding sequence ATGGCCGAGCAGACCGAGATCACCAGCAAGACCTTCACGGACCCCCGTGACCTGCTGATCAAGCCCGTGGTCTCCGAGAAGAGCTACGCGCTGCTGGACGAGAACAAGTACACGTTCGTCGTCGACCCGCGCGCCAACAAGACCCAGATCAAGCAGGCCGTCGAGACGGTCTTCCAGGTCAAGGTCACCGGGGTCAACACGATCAACCGGCAGGGCAAGCGCAAGCGCACCCGCACCGGTTTCGGCAAGCGGGCCAACACCAAGCGCGCCATCGTGACCCTCGCCGAGGGCGACCGAATCGACATCTTCGGCGGCCCGGTCTCCTAA
- the rpsJ gene encoding 30S ribosomal protein S10, whose translation MAGQKIRIRLKAYDHEVIDSSAKKIVETVTRTGAQVAGPVPLPTEKNVYCVIKSPHKYKDSREHFEMRTHKRLIDILDPTPKTVDSLMRLDLPAGVDIEIKL comes from the coding sequence ATGGCGGGACAGAAGATCCGCATCCGGCTCAAGGCCTACGACCACGAAGTCATCGACTCCTCGGCGAAGAAGATCGTCGAGACGGTGACGCGTACTGGTGCGCAGGTCGCGGGCCCGGTGCCGCTGCCCACTGAGAAGAACGTGTACTGCGTCATCAAGTCGCCGCACAAGTACAAGGACTCGCGCGAGCACTTCGAGATGCGCACGCACAAGCGCCTGATCGACATCCTCGACCCGACGCCCAAGACCGTTGACTCGCTGATGCGCCTGGACCTTCCGGCCGGCGTCGACATCGAGATCAAGCTCTGA
- the rplD gene encoding 50S ribosomal protein L4, with the protein MSTIDILSPAGDTTGTVELPAEIFDAKVSIPLIHQVVVAQLAAARQGTHKVKTRGEVRGGGRKPYRQKGTGRARQGSTRAPQFAGGGVVHGPTPRDYSQRTPKKMVKAALRGALTDRARHNRIHVVTGVIEGESPSTKAARTLLGKISERKNVLLVLERADEAAWLSARNLPQVHVLEAGQLNTYDVLVSDDVVFTKAAFDRFTGAGDEDVEIVDAAELEGSDA; encoded by the coding sequence ATGAGCACCATTGACATCCTGTCGCCCGCGGGCGACACGACCGGGACCGTAGAGCTCCCGGCAGAGATCTTCGACGCCAAGGTCAGCATCCCGCTGATCCACCAGGTCGTCGTCGCGCAGCTGGCCGCGGCCCGTCAGGGCACGCACAAGGTCAAGACGCGTGGCGAGGTCCGCGGTGGTGGCCGCAAGCCGTACCGCCAGAAGGGCACCGGCCGCGCCCGCCAGGGCTCGACCCGCGCGCCGCAGTTCGCCGGCGGTGGCGTCGTGCACGGTCCGACCCCGCGCGACTACTCGCAGCGCACCCCGAAGAAGATGGTCAAGGCCGCCCTGCGCGGTGCCCTGACCGACCGGGCGCGCCACAACCGCATTCACGTCGTCACCGGCGTGATCGAGGGCGAGTCGCCGTCCACCAAGGCCGCCAGGACGCTGCTCGGCAAGATCAGTGAGCGCAAGAACGTGCTCCTGGTCCTCGAGCGGGCCGACGAGGCCGCCTGGCTGTCCGCACGCAACCTGCCCCAGGTGCACGTCCTGGAGGCCGGTCAGCTGAACACGTACGACGTGCTCGTCTCCGACGACGTGGTCTTCACCAAGGCCGCGTTCGACCGCTTCACCGGCGCCGGTGACGAGGACGTCGAAATCGTCGACGCGGCCGAGCTGGAAGGGAGCGACGCCTGA
- a CDS encoding Uma2 family endonuclease, which translates to MSSALPRWTHPPRATGWESAGLDQLPPHAPRHTELLDGALVFPTSPQPSRHGRVIRRLTAALEAVAPLGWTVEAQMTVMLNRRSRPEPDVIAASVPYTPERTSFLPGDVALVVEVVSAESQDRDRRYKPGLYAEAGIRHLWRIEDEQGLPVIHTYGLDDTARAYVATGVHRARLATTVPFPLDLAPADLAR; encoded by the coding sequence ATGAGCAGTGCCCTGCCACGGTGGACGCACCCGCCCCGCGCCACCGGCTGGGAGTCAGCCGGCCTCGACCAGCTTCCCCCGCACGCCCCGCGCCACACCGAGCTGCTCGACGGAGCGCTGGTCTTCCCCACGTCCCCACAGCCAAGCCGGCACGGCCGGGTGATACGCCGCCTGACCGCAGCGCTGGAAGCCGTCGCACCCCTCGGGTGGACCGTGGAGGCGCAGATGACGGTCATGCTCAACCGCCGCAGCCGTCCGGAGCCGGACGTCATCGCGGCGTCGGTGCCCTACACCCCCGAGCGGACCAGCTTCCTGCCCGGGGATGTGGCACTGGTGGTCGAGGTCGTGTCGGCCGAGTCCCAGGACCGGGACCGCCGCTACAAGCCCGGCCTCTACGCCGAGGCCGGCATCCGCCACCTGTGGCGGATCGAGGACGAGCAGGGCCTGCCGGTCATCCACACGTACGGGCTGGACGACACCGCCCGCGCCTACGTGGCGACCGGCGTCCACCGCGCCCGCCTGGCCACCACCGTCCCCTTCCCCCTCGACCTCGCCCCCGCGGACCTCGCCCGCTGA